The genomic region TAGACGATCACGTGCGGGGCGCGGAACGGCTGGCCGGACTTCTTCAGCGCCAGCCACCAGGTGCGGTTGAGGCACGGCAGCAGGCGGTTGTAGTACGCCTTGGTCGCCGCGAACGTGGTCGGCCGGTACGGCGGCTCGACGCACTTGGTCGGCTGCAGCACCCCGACCGAGTAGATCTTGTTCTTCGCCACCACCTCGTACGGCGTGAGCTGGCGCGGCTTCGGCTTCGGCTTCGGGGGCGGCGGAGGCGGCGGGGTCGGCGACGGGGTGACCGTGGGGGTCTCGGTCGGCGTCTCCGACGGGGTCGGCGTGGGGGTGTCGACGGCGACCGGGACGGTCGGGTCGTCCTTGTTCAGCTGGATCGCGGCGGTGATGCCGGAGCCGACCAGCACGACGGCGAGCGCGACCAGACCGATGAGCAGGCCCTTCGACAGCTGGCGGGGCTTGCGGCGGCGGCCGGGGCCCGGCGGCTGCGGGATCGGGATCGGCGGGTACTGCCAGGCCGGCTGCCCACCCTGCGGACCACCCGGACCTCCGCTTTGCGGCTGCTGCCAGCCGGGCTGGCCACTCTGCTGCTGGTAGCCCGGCGGGTAACCACCCGAGGTCGCACCCGACCACGGGTTCCCACTCTGCGACGACTGCTGCTGCCCGGTCGGCCCGGGCCAGGAACTCCCGGACTGCGGCAGCACCGGGCCGGTCGACGCACTCGGCCACGAACTGGTGATCCCGGCGCCGGTGCTGGGTGTGCCGGTGCCAGGGGTGCCCGCGCCCGGCGTCCGCGAGCCGGGTGCGCCGGCGCCGGATGCACCTGCGGCCGCTGCGCCCGCGCCCGCTGCGCCTGCGGCCGCTGCGCCTGTGCCGGCGGGCGATGTCCCGAGGCCCGGCGTACCGGCGCCGGATGCGCCTCCGTCGACCTGGCGCCCACTGCCCGGCGTACCGGCTCCTGGGGTGCCGGCGCCTGCGCTTGCGCCGAGGGAGCCGGAGGCGGCGGGGGTGCCGGAGGGGGAGGTGGGCTGGTTGCCGGTGTAGGACCTGCCGTAGCTGCCCTCGGTGGTGCCGTGGCGGGGGCCGGTGGGAGGCGGGGCCGAGTGCTGGCCGCGCGACGTGCCGGGCTGGCTGTAGGGCGGTTGGTTCCAGCCGGAGGTGCCACCCGGGGTGGCCGAGGGCTGAGTCGAGCCGCCCGCCGCCGGACCGCCGGCCGAGCTGCCGCTGGCTGGACCGGCCGAGGTGCCGCTGGCTTGACCGGCCGAGGTGCGGCTGGCTTGACCAGCTGAGCTGCCGCCTGCCGCGCTGGCGGAGCTATCGCCGGCTGAGTTGCCGCCTGCAGCGCTGCCGCCTGCGCCCGTCGGGGCGCCGGGGTGGCTGGAGGGCTGGTCGGACAGGCCTGGGGTGTACCACTGGGTGGGGCCTGGGGGCGCCGGCGGAGGGACGGGGTGTTGCGGGTCCGGCCGCAGGTACTCCTGCTGCTTGTCGGTGGACTCGGTCCACCAGCGGGGCGACTGGCCATCCCGGCGGGACGTGCCCTCTTCGCCGGTGGGCTGCTCGCCCTCGGGCTCCGACGGGTCCCGCCCCGGGGGTGGATTCCAGTTGTCCGACATCGATACTCCTCACGAGACCTTGCTGGCCGAAGCCGTGAACGTGTTGCAGTTGGCGCTGTTGACGGTGTTGAAGCCCTGCGCGGCCCAGTACTGGTGACTGACCCGCGCGCCGTGATCCCGCGGTCCGCCGCGGTTGTTCTCATCCCCGGTCTGAGCCTCGATGTAACGGCGGTAGACGGTCAGGTCCAGCCCCGTGATGCCGTACGACAGTTTGTTCGCCCCCATGAACGCCGCCCCCAGGCAGGACGCCTGCAGTTCGATCCGGCGGCTCAGCTCGAGCCGGGCCGCACGGTCCGGCGCGTCGTACTCGAGTTGCGCCGCGGCGGGCAGGATACCGGTGATCTGCTGCAGGTGGTGACCGAACTCGTGCCCGGCGGTGTAGGTCGCCCACATCCGGGAGAACGCGCGGCTGGCGTCGTCGGGCGACCGGTTCCACAGCTTGATGTCGTCCTCGAACTTCAGGTACAGCGTCCGGTTGGTGCTGCAGTAGAACGACACCGGGGACCCGCCGGTGCACGGCGACTGGACAGTTCCCGCCCAGAAGAGCACCCGAGGCGCCACGAAGGTGTCCTGGCCGGCCCGTACCAGCGGAGCCCAGGCCCGGTTCAGGCAGCCGACCAGGTTGGCGTAGTACGTCTGAACAGCCCCCGCGCTGCTCAACGTCGTCTGCCGCTCACGACAGTCGACCGACCGCTGCACACCGCTGCGGTAGAACCCGTCGGCCTGGACGATCTGCGCACTGCCCTGCGACGGCTTGCCGGCACCAGGGGTTCCGGCGGAGTTGTCGTCGGACCCGGTCGGTGTGCTGCCCGGCGTACTGGCCGGAGCCGTGCTGCTGGAACCACCCGGACCCGTCGCTGGTGCGACGGTCGGCACATTGTCTTCGCCGCGGAGCGCCAGTGCGGCCACGACGACCAGTACGCCGACTCCGCCGAGCAGCAGCAGGCTCCTGACCAGCCCGGACCGGCGTCGGCGAGCAGGTCCACCGTGCTGGAAGTGGTGCTGCCCACCGAACTCGGGCCCCCAGCCGACCGGCGGCAACGCAGGACCGCCGCCCGGCGTACCGGGCAGCGGGTAGCTGGCGTAGAGCGGTATCGAGCCGTCGGGCAGTGGACCCGGCGGAGGCGCTTGGGGTGGTTCGCTCCAGTTCTGGTTCGACACGGTCGTTCCTCATCCCCCCGGGACACCCAGGGCGTGATCCGGACGTCCCAGGCTATCCACCAGAACAGCTCCCCGTCTCCCGATCGGCCCGCCGGATCTCGCCGGTGGCCCTACTGCACCCTCGCCGAGGTCGAGGTGAACGTGTTGCAGGCGGCCGGGGTCCGGGCATCGTAGCCGCGCTGGGCCCAGTACCGGTGGTTCTCGGCGTTGCCGTGGTCGCGCCGGGGGTCGATGGTGTGGGCGATCAGCCACTTCCACTCCCGCTGAGCCTGCCCGGTGATCGGGTAGGTCCGCCGGTTGGCGCCGATGAAGACGTCACTGAAGCAGGATGCCTGCAGCTCCAGCCGCCGGGTCATCTCCAGCTCGGCCGCCCTGGTCGGGGCGTCGTAGCGCATGTCGTGATTCGCCTCGAGAATGCCGGTCAGGTGCTGGATGTGGTGGCCGTACTCGTGGGCGAACTGGTGCAGCATCCACATCCGGGCCCAGACCTTGCCGTTGCTGTGCCGGTAGCGGTTGTAGTTGCCGACGTCCTCGCGCAGGTTCATGTAGATGGCCTCGTTGCTGCTGCAGTAGAACGGCGGACCGGTGTCGCTCATCGAGCCGCACGGCGACTGGACGACTCCGGTGAAGGTCAGCACGGTCGGCGGCCGGAACTGGGCTCCGGACCGCTGGACCAGGACGGGCCAGGAGCGGCCGAGGCAGTTCTTCAGGTTGGCGTAGTTCGCCCGGGCGCCGGCTGCCGTCGACGGGCGCGCGTTCGACTCCCGGCAGCCCAGCGACGGCATCGTGCCGGCCCGGTAGATGCGGTTGCGGCTGACGATCTCGTAGTCGGTCGGGCCGCGCCGGACCGGCGGCGTGCTGGTGGTCCGGGGCGCGGTCGGCCGGGTCACTGTCGGCCGGGTCGGCACGGGCGTGGTCGGCGCGGTCGACGACGGTCCGGCCGTCGGCTCCTCGGTCGGGGTGCCGACCGGGGTGCTGGCCGGGGTGCTGGGGGTGGAGGTCGGGACCGGGCTGGAGTAGTCGTTCGGGCGGTTCTGCTGGGCGATCGCGGTGGCGATCGCCAGGCCGGCCATCGCCAGGCCGACGAGCAGGATCGGCACGACGATCCAGGGGGCCTTGCTCTTCTTCCGCGGCCGCTGCGGACCGCCGGGCGGGGGAGCGCCCCAACCGAGGCCGTGCGGGAGCTGCTGCATCGGCGGCGGTGCGCCGAAGCCACCCTGGCCCGGCTGCGGGTGCCACGGCTGCGGCGCCAACGGCCCGGGCGGCGGCACCTGCCCGCCGTACTGCGGCTGGCCTCCGTAGGGCGGTTGCCCCGGAGGCGGCTGGTTCCCGTACGGCGGCTGGCCGGGAGGCGGCTGGTTTCCGTACGGCGGCTGGCCGGGAGGCGGCTGGTTTCCGTACAGCGGTTGACCGGGAGGCGGCTGACTCCCGTACGCAGGCTGGCCCGGCGGAGGCGCGTACGGAGGCTGCCCGTACGGAGGCCCGGGCTGGTACGGCCCTTGCGGTGGCTGCTGGGGGTACTGCCCCGGAGGTCCCCACTGGTTGTCGGACACGCGCGCTCCATCGCCCCCGCCGACGGACACCGGCGCGGCCCGGGGCGCGGCCGCGCATCGCCCAGACGCTATCCGAGACCGGGCTCAGCCGGATCGTTGCGGTCGGCACGAGTCACGGTAGGGTGCCCGGTGCAAGCGGCCGCCGCACGCCGTACCGCGGTTGACCGATCCAACCTGACCCTCTCGATACGGTGTGATTGGGCGATGCGTCTACGTCTGCTCGGGGTGTCCCTGTGCGCTCTCGGAGTCCTGGCCGGGACCGGTGTCCCCGCCGGTGCCTCCGGTCTGAGTGGTACCGCCGACCCGGTGGTCACGAACTACGACAGCGAGGTCCGGGTCGAGCGCGACGGCGCGCTGAAGGTGTCGGAGTCGTGGAAGCTGAGCAACGTGACCGGGACGTTCACCCGGTTCCTGCTCACCCGTGACCACCTGCCCGACGACGTCGACCACGTGCAGGAGATCGCCGACCTGCAGGTGAAGGCCGGTGGCGAGACCAAGAAGGCCGAGGTCAGCACCGAGGGCGACATCACCTCGATCGCGGTCGAGGACGTCTCCGGCGACGCGCAGCTGGACTTCACCTACACCGTGCGCGGCGCGGTCGCGACCACGCTGAACGGCACCGAGCTGCGGTTCACGCCGCTGACCGGTCTCGCGCTGACCGTGCAGGACGCGAGCATCGTCTACAGCACGCCGCAGGTCACGCACGTCTCGTGCTTCGCCGGCGCGGTCGACAGCAACCACCCGTGCACGCTGGCCCAGCTGGGCGAGACGGCCGGTCCGACGTTCCGCCAGCAGGGCCTGCCGCCCGGCAACACGGTCCGGATGACGGTCGGCTTCCCCGAGGGCGAGATCGCGGCGAATGCGATCGTGGAGTACCGCAAGACCTTCCAGCGCGCCTTCTCGACCGACACCGCGCAGCTGGTCACCGCGCTGCTGGTGCTGCTGCTCGGCGCCGCCGCGCTGCTGGCCCTGTACCGGCTGCGCGGCCGTGACCAGGTCGACCCGCGCCGCGTGGTGCCGGCGTCGCTGTTCAGCCTCGGCCAGGACGCCCGGATCGACTTCACCCCGCCGGCCGACCTGCGGCCCGGCGAGGTCGGCACGCTGATCGACGAGCGGATCGACCCGGTCGACGTGACCGCGACGATCATCGACCTGGCGGTGCGCGGTCACCTGACGATCACCGAGCTGGAGCACGCGACGGAGTTCGCCCGGCCGGACTGGGAGCTCAAGCGGGTCGCGCACGCGCCGGCCGAGCAGCTGCAGCGCTACGAGAACGTGCTGCTGCGGGCGATCTTCGGCGACAACGACACGGTCCTGGTCTCCGAGCTCGGCAAGCAGGTCCGGGCCAACCTCGGCCAGGTCCAGGACGCCCTGTACGACGGCGTGGTGAAGCGCGGCTGGTTCACCGAGCGGCCGGACCGCACCCGCTCGCTGTGGGCCACCATCGGCATCGGCGTCACCGTGCTCGGTGTGATCCTGACCGTGCTGCTCGCCCTGTTCAGCACCTGGGGGCTGCTCGGCATCGCGATCACCGCCGTCGGCGTCGGCCTGCTCGCCGTCGGGCGGCACATGCCGGCCAAGGCGCCCGCCGCCGGCCGGGTCCTCGGTCAGGTGGCGGCGATCCGCGGCGAGCTGCTGGAGATGGACGTCAGCGAGCTGCCCAGCGACCAGCACGCCGAGCTGTGCTCCCGTGCCCTGCCGTACGCCGTCGTGCTCGGCGGCTCGGAGCGCTGGATCGACGCCCTGGTGGCCACGGACGTCGACGACAGCGCGGACGAAGGTTTCCACTGGTACCGGGGTCCCCGCGGCTGGCACCTGCAGTACCTGCCGGACTCGCTGCGCAACCTCACCACCAACCTCACCGGCGCGCTCTTCACCCGCTGACCTCCGCCGCGCGCTTCGCGGCGCGCGGCGGGGTCAAGGGCGTCACCAGTTGCTTTGGGCAACCGTCGCGGGCAGCGGTGTGCCGGCCGGGTGGATCACGTAGACCAGGCCGCCCGAGTGCGGCACCCAGGCGTTCTCGAACGCCTCCCGGTCGTACGTCGTGCGGACCTGGTCGTTGCTCGGGATCAGGTGCGAGGCCGGGTCGTTGACCACCACGTCGCCGTTCGGGGCGAAGCCGACGATCACCATCAGGTGTCCGTTCGTGCCGTAGCCGGCGCCCGGCAGGTCGCCCTTCTTGAACGACAGCGACGCCACCAGCGGGATGCCGGCCTTGATGAACTGCTCGGCCTCGGTCAGCGACCGGAGCCTGGTGACGAACGCGTCCAGCCCCCGCGTCCCGGCGTACGCGGTGTTGAACGGCCAGTTGCCGGCGCCGTCGTAGGCGTAGTCGAAGACCGACCGGGCGGCGTGGTCCACCTGCGGGTCCGCGTCGGCCGGGTCGACCCACGCGGTCTCGGCCGCGGTCGGGCCGGCGCCGTAGTAGTCGAGCACCATCGCGGTCGACGTCGCGGAGCACCAGGCCTCACCGCCGCCGTCCCACTGCGGGTAGTGCCCGATGTGCGTCTCCTGCGAGTACGTCGGGACGTCGAGCACCGTGCCCTGCGCCCCGCCGAGCGGGCTCACCGGAACCTTCTTCTGCTCGGCCAAGTGGGACGCCATCGCGCCGACCGAGCGGACAGTGGGCGTCGCGCTCGTCCCGCTGAGACGGTAGAGCGTCACCTTGAGCTGCCAGCTGTTGAGCGTGCGGCCGGTCGCGGCGACGAAGGTGTCGACGGCAACGGAGCCGTTGGTGTCGCCCTGGCTCGGCACGGACGTGCGGTGGATGTCGCCGGCCGCCGTGTCGTCCCCGCTGCTCCACCGACCCAGCACGTACCACTTGGTGGTCGTCCCGAGGTCGGTGCGGCCGGCCATCGACACCTCGGCCCAGGTGCCCGGCGGGGTGGTCGCGTTCCACGAGGCGATCAGCTCGGTCAGGCCGAAGCCGGGCCGCACTTCGGGCGACGTCCAGCTGGTCCGGTCGTAGCTCTTGGCCGAGCCGTCGCCGAACGGGTCGACGTACGCCGTGGTCCCGGTGGCCGTGCCGAACGTCAGGCTGCCGTCGGTCACGGTGGTGCCCTGGTGGTCACCGGCCAGGAAGTCGGCGGTCGACGACCAGGCGCGGTAGGAGATGTCGCTGGTCAGCGGCACCTTGGCGGCCTCGCCGGGTACGGCGGTGAGGCTCAGCACGACCACCCCGGTGATCAGGGCGGCGAGAGGTCGGGTGGCGGTCATGCTTCGACGGTAGACCCCCGGCGAGCGGCTGTCTCGGTGAACGCGTGCCGTAAATAACGCCAGTTCGGTAAGTTACTTACTGCGACGCGTCCACTCGTCGGCGAGCATCGCGAAGACCAGCTCGTCGGTCCACTCGCCCTTGAGGAACTCGTTGCGGACGAAGTGCGCCTCCTGCCGCATCCCGAGCCGGCGCAGCAGGTTCGCCGAGCTGGTGTTGCGGTGGTCCAGGCGGCCGATGATCCGGTGCATCCCGAGCTGCTCGAAGCCGAGCCGGAGCAGCTCGACGGACGCCTCCGAGGCGTACCCGTGGCCGTGCGACTCCGGGTGGAAGACGAAGCCGATCTCGCCGCTGCGGTGCTCCGCGGAGTGCACGAACAGCGTCACCTCGCCGAGGTGCTGCCCGGTCTCCCGGAGCACGGCGGCCAGCGTGAGCGCCTGGCCGTCGGTGTCCATCGCGACGTCGGCCAGACGGCCGGCCAGCGACTCCCGGACCTGCTCGGGCGTCTTCGCGTCGTAGAGCAGGAACCTGGCCACGTCGTCGTTCGACTGCAGCTTCAGCAGATCGTCGTAGTCGGCCTCGGTGTAGCGGCGCAGGATCAGTCGGTCGGTCTCGATCGGCAGCGAGAAGGGCATGCCGTGACGATAGGCCCAATGCCGGACCGCGGCACCCGGTTTAACCGGGCGCCGCGGTGCGCGGTTCATCCGTTGGCGAGTGCCACCAGCCGGGTCTGGTCGCCGTTGAAGCGGTTCTGGTCGATCGGGCTGGAGCTGTACTGCCAGAACGTGTAGTAGGGCCAGCCGCCCGGCAGAGTCCCCGGCGCCGAGGCGTACCGGGCCACCCAGAGCGGGTTGGTGCCGTTGAAGGCGGTGCTGTTGCCGGTGCACCGGCTCCACCAGTCGAGGTTGGTGTAGATGACGGCGTCCCGGCCGGTACGGGACTTGTACGTCGTGAGGAAGTCCCGGATCCAGCTCACCATGCCGGCCTGGGTCTTGCCGTAGCAGGTCGCGCCGTACGGGTTGTACTCGATGTCGAGCGCGCCGGGCAGGGTCCGGCCGTCCCGGGACCAGCCGCCGCCGTGGTCGACGAAGTAGTTGGCCTGGTTGGCGCCGCTGGAGTCGTCGGGGGTGGCGAAGTGGTACGCGCCGCGGATCATGCCGACGTTGTAGGAACCGTTGTACTGCTGGGCGAAGTACGGGTTCGTGTAGTAGTTGCCTTCGGTCGCCTTCACGTAGGCGAACCGCTTGCCGGCGTTCCACCACGACGCCCAGTTGACGTTGCCCTGGTGGCTGGAGACGTCGATGCCCTCGACCGTGGCGGCCGGGGCCATCGCGGCCGGGGCGATCGCAGTGGTGGGCGCGGTGGTGCTGGGCGTCGACTGGCGCCAGCCCATGAACGCCTCACCGGCGCGGGTGATGCCGTGGGCACGGGCTTCGGGGGTGGGCTGGTGCGGCGCGTCGGGGCGCGCGGTGGCGAGGGTGGAGCCGGTGAGCGGGGCCAGGAGCAGGCCGAGCGTGACGGCGGCACCCGTGACGAGGGACTTCACGAGGGACCTCCACAGAGAGCACAAAGGGGCGGGAATGAGCGCTCGCGGGGGTCTTACCCGTTCGGAGGTAGGAAATAACCGCCGATCATCGGCTATCTCGTGAAATGTTGACAGTCGTGGTCAGCGGACCTTGTCGGAGGTGGCGGTGAAGGTGTTGCAGGCGGCGAGGTTGCGGCTGTTGAACGCGCGGTTCACCCAGTACGGCTGGACCTCCCGGCTGCCGTGGTCGCGGACCGGGGCGTACTCGTCGCCGGAGTTCGCGGTGAGCCAGTTCCACTGCCGTTTGAGGCTGCCGGTCACCGGATAGCTCTGCCGGTTCGCCCCGATGAAGATCGCGCCGAAGCAGGTGGCCTGCAGCTCCTTGCGCCGGGCGAGCTCCAGCTCCTTCGCCCGGGTGGGTGCCTCGTAGGCCAGCTTCCGGTAGGCCCTGAGCGTGCCGCTGAGGTACTGCACGTGGTGGCCGTACTCGTGCGCGAGCGTGTCGAGCATCGCCGCCCGGTGGAACGCGCGCGACTGCGGGTGGGAGGACCGGCGGTAGAGCTTCACGTCATCGACCGCGTCCATGTAGATGGTCTCGTTCGCCGAGCAGTAGAACGCGCTGGGAGCGCCGCCGCCGCACGGCGAGATGGCCGGCCCGGACATCGCCACCAGGTTCGGGGACCGGAACGGGTCGCCCGCCGCCCCCAGCTGGGGCCGCCAGGCCCGGTCCAGGCACGCCTTGACCGGCAGGTAGTAGGAGCGCGCACCGGCCACGCTGGAGGCCTGCACCCGGGGCTCCCGGCACCCCGCGCCTCGCTGGACCCCGACCCGGTAGATCTTGTCCCGGGAGGCGACCTCCCACGCGGTCGGCTCCCGCGGCGGGGGCGGCGTGGTCCGGGTCGGCCGCGGGACCGTCGGCCGGGAGGTCGGTTGGGTGACCGGGGCGCTGGGGTCGGGCGATCCGGGCTGCTCACTGGGCGCTGGGTAGCTGTACGTCGGCTGCGGTTGCGGCTGGGCGTAGTCCTTGTGCCGGTTGTGCTTGTTGATCACGCCGATCGTCCACAGCCCGGCCACCAGGGCGAAGCCGAGCACGATCGGCACCGCGATCCAGGCCTTGCTCTTCTTGCGCTTCGGCGGCTGCTGGCCGAACTGCGGCCCCCAGCCGAAGCCGGGACCACCCGGCGGAGGGCCGAACTGCTGACCGCCGTACTGCGGGTACTGCGGCTGGTACGGCTGCGGCCCCTGGTACTGCGGCTGCCCGTACTGCGGCTGCCCGTACTGCTGCGGCTGCCCATACTGCGGCGGCGGCCCGTACTGCGGTCCCTGCTGGGGCTGGTACGGCGGCTGCGGCGGGCCGTACGGGGGCTGCTGGTTCGACAAGGTTCCCTCCTTCGACGCAGACGGTAGCCGCCGGAGGGTCCGCCGGAGCCGGGTCCTGCCTGGGGAGAATTGTCAAGAGCAGTCTCGAAACACCGTTACCCTTGATCGGTGACACTTCGCTTGTACGACACCGCGACGGCAGCAGTGAGGGATTTCGTACCGGTCCATCCGGGCAAGGTCGGGATCTACCACTGTGGGCTGACGGTGCAGGGTGCGCCGCACGTCGGGCACATCTACAAGGAGGTCGTGTTCGACGTCCTGCGGCGCTGGCTGGAGCGCTCCGGCTACCAGGTCACCGTGATCGCGAACGTGACCGACATCGAGGACAAGATCCTGGCGAAGTCGGCCGAGCGCGAGATCCCGTGGTGGGCGCACGCGTACG from Kribbella flavida DSM 17836 harbors:
- a CDS encoding neutral zinc metallopeptidase, with protein sequence MSDNWNPPPGRDPSEPEGEQPTGEEGTSRRDGQSPRWWTESTDKQQEYLRPDPQHPVPPPAPPGPTQWYTPGLSDQPSSHPGAPTGAGGSAAGGNSAGDSSASAAGGSSAGQASRTSAGQASGTSAGPASGSSAGGPAAGGSTQPSATPGGTSGWNQPPYSQPGTSRGQHSAPPPTGPRHGTTEGSYGRSYTGNQPTSPSGTPAASGSLGASAGAGTPGAGTPGSGRQVDGGASGAGTPGLGTSPAGTGAAAAGAAGAGAAAAGASGAGAPGSRTPGAGTPGTGTPSTGAGITSSWPSASTGPVLPQSGSSWPGPTGQQQSSQSGNPWSGATSGGYPPGYQQQSGQPGWQQPQSGGPGGPQGGQPAWQYPPIPIPQPPGPGRRRKPRQLSKGLLIGLVALAVVLVGSGITAAIQLNKDDPTVPVAVDTPTPTPSETPTETPTVTPSPTPPPPPPPKPKPKPRQLTPYEVVAKNKIYSVGVLQPTKCVEPPYRPTTFAATKAYYNRLLPCLNRTWWLALKKSGQPFRAPHVIVYANQVKTPCGTERGTRGFYCGANEAIYMPFNVDYKNYRINPMYTRAWMLNTFAHEYGHHIQQLTGIFRASFTRQATMADPNLRLLESRRRELQASCLGSAYLGTNAPYIPLRGDLLNSWKFAVANAGDEFSKPRVRDHGSKVNHNRWSIRGFNYKNPIFCNTFNTNPQYTS
- a CDS encoding neutral zinc metallopeptidase, with product MSNQNWSEPPQAPPPGPLPDGSIPLYASYPLPGTPGGGPALPPVGWGPEFGGQHHFQHGGPARRRRSGLVRSLLLLGGVGVLVVVAALALRGEDNVPTVAPATGPGGSSSTAPASTPGSTPTGSDDNSAGTPGAGKPSQGSAQIVQADGFYRSGVQRSVDCRERQTTLSSAGAVQTYYANLVGCLNRAWAPLVRAGQDTFVAPRVLFWAGTVQSPCTGGSPVSFYCSTNRTLYLKFEDDIKLWNRSPDDASRAFSRMWATYTAGHEFGHHLQQITGILPAAAQLEYDAPDRAARLELSRRIELQASCLGAAFMGANKLSYGITGLDLTVYRRYIEAQTGDENNRGGPRDHGARVSHQYWAAQGFNTVNSANCNTFTASASKVS
- a CDS encoding neutral zinc metallopeptidase, yielding MPPPGPLAPQPWHPQPGQGGFGAPPPMQQLPHGLGWGAPPPGGPQRPRKKSKAPWIVVPILLVGLAMAGLAIATAIAQQNRPNDYSSPVPTSTPSTPASTPVGTPTEEPTAGPSSTAPTTPVPTRPTVTRPTAPRTTSTPPVRRGPTDYEIVSRNRIYRAGTMPSLGCRESNARPSTAAGARANYANLKNCLGRSWPVLVQRSGAQFRPPTVLTFTGVVQSPCGSMSDTGPPFYCSSNEAIYMNLREDVGNYNRYRHSNGKVWARMWMLHQFAHEYGHHIQHLTGILEANHDMRYDAPTRAAELEMTRRLELQASCFSDVFIGANRRTYPITGQAQREWKWLIAHTIDPRRDHGNAENHRYWAQRGYDARTPAACNTFTSTSARVQ
- a CDS encoding DUF2207 domain-containing protein encodes the protein MRLRLLGVSLCALGVLAGTGVPAGASGLSGTADPVVTNYDSEVRVERDGALKVSESWKLSNVTGTFTRFLLTRDHLPDDVDHVQEIADLQVKAGGETKKAEVSTEGDITSIAVEDVSGDAQLDFTYTVRGAVATTLNGTELRFTPLTGLALTVQDASIVYSTPQVTHVSCFAGAVDSNHPCTLAQLGETAGPTFRQQGLPPGNTVRMTVGFPEGEIAANAIVEYRKTFQRAFSTDTAQLVTALLVLLLGAAALLALYRLRGRDQVDPRRVVPASLFSLGQDARIDFTPPADLRPGEVGTLIDERIDPVDVTATIIDLAVRGHLTITELEHATEFARPDWELKRVAHAPAEQLQRYENVLLRAIFGDNDTVLVSELGKQVRANLGQVQDALYDGVVKRGWFTERPDRTRSLWATIGIGVTVLGVILTVLLALFSTWGLLGIAITAVGVGLLAVGRHMPAKAPAAGRVLGQVAAIRGELLEMDVSELPSDQHAELCSRALPYAVVLGGSERWIDALVATDVDDSADEGFHWYRGPRGWHLQYLPDSLRNLTTNLTGALFTR
- a CDS encoding peptidase C39 family protein — protein: MTATRPLAALITGVVVLSLTAVPGEAAKVPLTSDISYRAWSSTADFLAGDHQGTTVTDGSLTFGTATGTTAYVDPFGDGSAKSYDRTSWTSPEVRPGFGLTELIASWNATTPPGTWAEVSMAGRTDLGTTTKWYVLGRWSSGDDTAAGDIHRTSVPSQGDTNGSVAVDTFVAATGRTLNSWQLKVTLYRLSGTSATPTVRSVGAMASHLAEQKKVPVSPLGGAQGTVLDVPTYSQETHIGHYPQWDGGGEAWCSATSTAMVLDYYGAGPTAAETAWVDPADADPQVDHAARSVFDYAYDGAGNWPFNTAYAGTRGLDAFVTRLRSLTEAEQFIKAGIPLVASLSFKKGDLPGAGYGTNGHLMVIVGFAPNGDVVVNDPASHLIPSNDQVRTTYDREAFENAWVPHSGGLVYVIHPAGTPLPATVAQSNW
- a CDS encoding GNAT family N-acetyltransferase, encoding MPFSLPIETDRLILRRYTEADYDDLLKLQSNDDVARFLLYDAKTPEQVRESLAGRLADVAMDTDGQALTLAAVLRETGQHLGEVTLFVHSAEHRSGEIGFVFHPESHGHGYASEASVELLRLGFEQLGMHRIIGRLDHRNTSSANLLRRLGMRQEAHFVRNEFLKGEWTDELVFAMLADEWTRRSK
- a CDS encoding lysozyme — translated: MKSLVTGAAVTLGLLLAPLTGSTLATARPDAPHQPTPEARAHGITRAGEAFMGWRQSTPSTTAPTTAIAPAAMAPAATVEGIDVSSHQGNVNWASWWNAGKRFAYVKATEGNYYTNPYFAQQYNGSYNVGMIRGAYHFATPDDSSGANQANYFVDHGGGWSRDGRTLPGALDIEYNPYGATCYGKTQAGMVSWIRDFLTTYKSRTGRDAVIYTNLDWWSRCTGNSTAFNGTNPLWVARYASAPGTLPGGWPYYTFWQYSSSPIDQNRFNGDQTRLVALANG
- a CDS encoding neutral zinc metallopeptidase, coding for MSNQQPPYGPPQPPYQPQQGPQYGPPPQYGQPQQYGQPQYGQPQYQGPQPYQPQYPQYGGQQFGPPPGGPGFGWGPQFGQQPPKRKKSKAWIAVPIVLGFALVAGLWTIGVINKHNRHKDYAQPQPQPTYSYPAPSEQPGSPDPSAPVTQPTSRPTVPRPTRTTPPPPREPTAWEVASRDKIYRVGVQRGAGCREPRVQASSVAGARSYYLPVKACLDRAWRPQLGAAGDPFRSPNLVAMSGPAISPCGGGAPSAFYCSANETIYMDAVDDVKLYRRSSHPQSRAFHRAAMLDTLAHEYGHHVQYLSGTLRAYRKLAYEAPTRAKELELARRKELQATCFGAIFIGANRQSYPVTGSLKRQWNWLTANSGDEYAPVRDHGSREVQPYWVNRAFNSRNLAACNTFTATSDKVR